From Diospyros lotus cultivar Yz01 chromosome 4, ASM1463336v1, whole genome shotgun sequence, a single genomic window includes:
- the LOC127799334 gene encoding vacuolar protein sorting-associated protein 29-like: MVLVLAIGDLHIPHRALDLPPKFKSMLVPGKIQHIICTGNLCIKEVHDYLKSLCPSLHITQGEYDEDARYPETKTLVIGQFKLGLCHGHQIVPWGDLDSLAMLQRQLDVDILVSGHTHQFKAYKHEGGVVINPGSATGAYSSITYDVNPSFVLMDIDGLRVVVYVYELIDGEVKVDKIDFKKTATVATPSTH, from the exons ATGGTGTTAGTGTTGGCAATTGGGGATCTTCACATCCCACACAGAGCACTAGATTTGCCTCCGAAATTCAAATCCATGCTTGTTCCTGGCAAGATTCAGCACATAATTTGCACGGGCAATCTCTGCATCAAA GAAGTTCATGATTACCTGAAGAGCCTTTGCCCTAGCTTGCATATAACCCAAGGTGAATATGATGAAGATGCCCGTTATCCAGAAACGAAAACACTTGTAATTGGACAATTCAAGCTTGGGTTGTGCCATGGTCATcag ATTGTCCCCTGGGGTGACCTTGATTCTCTAGCCATGCTGCAGAGACAATTAGATGTGGACATCCTTGTTAGCGGCCACACCCATCAGTTTAAGGCCTATAAGCACGAAGGTGGCGTTGTCATTAACCCGGGATCTGCCACTGGCGCTTATAGCAGCATCACGTACGATGTGAACCCAAGTTTTGTGCTCATGGACATTGATGGCCTGCGTGTTGTAGTTTATGTTTATGAACTCATTGATGGAGAAGTGAAGGTCGACAAGATTGATTTTAAGAAGACAGCCACAGTTGCAACCCCTTCCACGCATTGA
- the LOC127799335 gene encoding uncharacterized protein LOC127799335: protein MAASIASLSSGISRIRRGKCCRSIGYSCDESVRFGISSCVAVCSSSQMSSPSKKKKKKVWIWTENKQVMTAAVERGWNTFLFPSHSRDLAQQWSSMALIHPLFIEKGELFDSKDRRVATFFEISSPEQLEQLHPEDKQAENVIVSWGIQVIPAENIVAAFHSSQKTVLAISKTTREAQIFLEALELGLGGVVLKSEDVKAVLELKEYFDRSNEASNILALTKATVTEVQMAGMGDRVCVDLCSIMRPGEGLLVGSFARGLFLVHSECLESNYISSRPFRVNAGPVHAYVAVPGGKTCYLSELKAGKEVIVVDQSGTQRTAIVGRVKIETRPLILVEAKIDSDDHTPYSILLQNAETVALVCYQQKGDGHQATAIPVTSLKVGDEAMLRIQGGARHTGIEIQEFIVEK from the exons ATGGCGGCGTCGATTGCCTCGCTTTCCTCTGGAATCTCCAGAATCAGAAGAg GGAAATGTTGCCGATCGATCGGGTATAGCTGTGACGAGAGTGTTCGGTTTGGTATCAGTTCTTGTGTGGCCGTGTGTTCATCTTCACAGATGTCGAGTCcttcgaagaagaagaagaagaaagtctGGATATGGACGGAGAACAAGCAAGTGATGACGGCCGCCGTTGAGAGAGGCTGGAACACCTTCCTCTTCCCCTCCCATTCTCGAGACCTTGCTCAGCAATGGTCCT CTATGGCATTGATACATCCCCTCTTTATAGAAAAAGGAGAGCTTTTTGATAGTAAGGACAGAAGAGTTGCCACTTTCTTTGAGATTTCTTCTCCCGAACAGTTGGAGCAACTTCATCCAGAAGATAAGCAAGCAGAAAATGTTATTGTTAGTTGGGGTATTCAA GTGATACCTGCAGAGAATATTGTTGCAGCTTTTCATAGCAGTCAAAAAACAGTTCTTGCCATTTCGAAAACCACCCGTGAAGCTCAAATTTTCCTTGag GCCTTGGAGCTGGGTCTAGGTGGAGTTGTTTTGAAAAGTGAGGATGTCAAAGCAGTCCTTGAGCTGAAG GAGTATTTTGATAGAAGCAATGAAGCAAGCAATATTTTGGCCTTAACCAAAGCCACTGTAACTGAAGTTCAAATGGCTGGAATGGGCGATCGAGTCTGTGTGGATCTCTGTAGCATCATGAGACCTGGTGAAGGGCTCCTG GTTGGGTCCTTTGCAAGAGGTTTATTCCTTGTTCACTCAGAATGCTTGGAGTCCAATTATATTTCCAGCAGACCTTTCCGAGTCAATGCG GGGCCCGTGCATGCCTATGTTGCTGTTCCCGGAGGAAAGACTTGCTACCTTTCAGAGTTAAAAGCAGGTAAAGAGGTAATTGTGGTTGATCAAAGCGGAACTCAACGAACTGCTATAGTTGGGCGTGTGAAGATAGAAACAAGACCATTAATCCTTGTTGAGGCAAAG ATAGATTCGGATGATCACACTCCTTATAGCATCCTTCTTCAGAATGCAGAAACAGTTGCCTTAGTCTGTTACCAACAAAAAG GAGATGGACATCAAGCTACAGCAATACCTGTGACTTCACTTAAAGTTGGTGATGAAGCTATGCTGAGAATACAAGGTGGTGCTCGACACACAGGAATCGAAATTCAAGAATTCATTGTCGAGAAGTAA